In Lolium rigidum isolate FL_2022 unplaced genomic scaffold, APGP_CSIRO_Lrig_0.1 contig_38030_1, whole genome shotgun sequence, the following proteins share a genomic window:
- the LOC124681262 gene encoding BTB/POZ and MATH domain-containing protein 3-like, which yields PSTSSFVECEHVFHIVGYSARKALALDAHSSILSGAFLVGGHTWALDCGFHDHGHLASVSVQLLTAYITDDVVAKAGLRIEHPLGRCPAAVWLSDGAYTFPARYGRTWTLPLPDEFHGGREARFVQDDRLTIVCTLEVLQEEEHSTIAEDFHKLLPLVLGEESESENKRHGCMLPDVTFLVEQTEIQAHRLVLAMRSPVFAAELLGDMRESTISHVRVDDISASTFRAMLRFIYTDELPIKAEKNNMALRSRRACKAKYDARRRLAMACDLLVAADLYDLGKLRLMCEEILSESMDVASVMPILLVAHGRYNCRQLEAYCIEYLASDANVYAAVKETQEYQELEENYCSFIAELVDKVATHKLAAKGSSFRANCSSPCPKMMSMSTYNTSEVIRGTYEFRIPNFSSVRESHAVDQEFESSTFMVGGYKWMLYLYPSGSSESLIQKMKKGQHIPVYADMLSDPGIAGVRASACFRIDDPSGKSPSTIAWLQNIFKESSCGFPKFTTVKDVKSRYLAHDGSLTIRCDIVVTNKACIGASGIGDTTLAMSPNIRWNLEKLLASGKGSDVTFLVEERKIQAHRLVIATRSPVLYEVVGPNEEEHVVIVDDIKFAAFKAVIHFIYTDKLPPIEDLDPATMVSSDDVIIAGEILFAACRFHLEKMKAMCENILGESASSKNVSRILKLARHHQCSKLEDHCTEFYL from the coding sequence ccgtcgacgtcgtcgttcGTCGAATGCGAGCACGTGTTCCACATCGTTGGCTACAGCGCGCGCAAGGCTCTGGCCCTCGATGCCCACTCCTCCATCCTCTCCGGCGCCTTCCTTGTCGGCGGCCACACCTGGGCCCTCGACTGCGGCTTTCACGACCATGGACACCTCGCCTCAGTCTCTGTGCAGCTGCTCACCGCCTACATCACCGATGACGTCGTGGCCAAGGCTGGCCTGAGGATCGAACACCCGCTTGGCCGGTGCCCCGCTGCCGTGTGGCTAAGCGACGGCGCTTACACCTTCCCCGCCCGGTACGGCAGGACCTGGACGCTGCCGCTCCCTGACGAGTTCCATGGTGGTCGAGAGGCACGCTTCGTGCAAGATGACCGCCTCACCATCGTGTGCACCCTCGAGGTCCTCCAGGAGGAAGAGCACTCTACCATCGCTGAGGATTTCCACAAGCTTCTTCCTCTTGTCCTTGGCGAGGAGTCGGAATCGGAGAACAAGAGGCACGGCTGCATGTTACCGGATGTGACGTTCCTCGTGGAGCAGACCGAGATCCAAGCCCACAGGCTCGTCCTAGCTATGCGGTCGCCCGTCTTCGCTGCCGAGCTCCTCGGCGACATGAGAGAAAGTACCATATCTCATGTTAGAGTCGACGACATTAGCGCATCAACTTTCAGGGCCATGCTCCGCTTCATCTACACCGACGAGCTTCCCATCAAAGCAGAGAAGAACAATATGGCATTGAGAAGCCGACGTGCTTGCAAAGCCAAGTATGACGCCAGGCGCCGCTTGGCCATGGCGTGTGACCTGCTTGTTGCAGCGGACCTCTACGACCTGGGGAAGCTGAGGCTCATGTGCGAAGAGATATTGTCTGAAAGCATGGATGTCGCGTCTGTTATGCCGATTTTACTGGTGGCGCATGGCCGGTACAACTGCCGGCAACTGGAGGCCTATTGCATTGAGTACTTGGCGTCCGATGCAAACGTGTACGCCGCCGTaaaagagacacaggagtaccaGGAGCTCGAGGAAAACTACTGCTCGTTCATAGCTGAGCTCGTGGACAAAGTAGCCACCCATAAGTTAGCAGCTAAGGGCTCCTCCTTCCGCGCCAACTGCAGCAGCCCGTGCCCAAAGATGATGAGCATGTCAACGTATAACACATCGGAGGTTATCCGTGGAACATACGAGTTCAGAATCCCCAATTTCAGTAGCGTGAGGGAGAGCCATGCTGTAGACCAAGAATTCGAATCCAGCACTTTCATGGTAGGCGGTTACAAATGGATGTTATATCTTTACCCGTCCGGCAGTTCAGAATCACTTATACAGAAGATGAAGAAAGGGCAACATATTCCCGTGTACGCTGATATGTTGAGCGATCCTGGAATTGCTGGTGTAAGGGCGTCTGCATGTTTCAGGATCGATGATCCTAGTGGCAAATCCCCGTCGACCATAGCATGGCTACAAAATATCTTTAAAGAGTCGTCATGTGGCTTTCCTAAATTCACCACCGTGAAAGATGTAAAGTCACGGTATCTGGCACATGATGGATCTCTAACTATACGATGTGACATTGTAGTTACCAACAAGGCATGCATTGGTGCTAGTGGCATTGGAGACACAACTCTTGCGATGTCGCCCAATATCAGGTGGAACCTTGAAAAATTGCTAGCGAGCGGGAAGGGCTCAGATGTGACTTTTCTTGTCGAAGAGAGGAAGATTCAAGCGCATAGGCTCGTGATTGCCACACGGTCACCAGTCCTATACGAGGTGGTGGGGCCTAACGAGGAGGAACATGTCGTAATAGTCGATGACATAAAGTTTGCGGCCTTCAAGGCCGTGATCCACTTCATCTACACGGACAAGTTACCTCCAATCGAAGACCTAGaccctgcaactatggtttccagtgatgatgtgattatcgccGGAGAAATATTGTTTGCAGCATGTCGGTTCCATCTGGAGAAGATGAAGGCCATGTGTGAGAACATTCTAGGTGAGTCCGCCTCGAGCAAGAACGTGTCCAGGATACTCAAGTTGGCTCGCCATCACCAATGTTCGAAGCTCGAAGATCATTGCACCGAGTTTTATCTATGA
- the LOC124681263 gene encoding uncharacterized protein LOC124681263, whose product MEQHGDLALVARLPEDVLTDVLRRLAATPRWLDISRSVCKAWRAIIDGESLLCTRLPFTGIFISMAVLPFPELFSRPSAPGRPAVSGKLHFLAAAVKVLPDGGCDRRGNHCIKGHCNGLLLLNDYVVNPATQRWDRLPERPPNNAKGMVRHSCCNEYLAFDHTVSSHYQFDIQCATGHVICMSCHRKLRNKDRCYVCSITGGYQRCIVLEKILESVQIPCSNTMYGCTVKTHYLEGADHDKSCPCAPCFCPDPSCHFTGSTAELLDHLTHTDNWPATEFEYGQRFDLQIQEGMHVLYTREDGTLLLVKFTPVPPFGNAVSIMCVDPHAVAGDRKFRCLVGSNCSTDSWRSDFRTISTNLSNDLPTEDGSYSLVVPTLSCYSSINVTISKVTVL is encoded by the exons ATGGAACAACACGGCGACCTGGCGCTGGTGGCGCGCCTGCCGGAGGACGTGCTCACCGACGTGCTGCGGCGCCTGGCCGCCACGCCGCGCTGGCTCGACATCTCCCGCTCCGTCTGCAAAGCATGGCGAGCCATCATCGACGGCGAGAGCCTCCTCTGCACACGGCTCCCCTTCACGGGAATCTTCATCAGCATGGCGGTGCTCCCGTTCCCCGAGCTGTTCTCCCGCCCCTCCGCGCCGGGCCGGCCCGCCGTCAGCGGCAAGCTCCACTTCCTGGCCGCGGCCGTCAAGGTCCTCCCCGACGGAGGCTGTGACCGGCGAGGGAACCACTGCATCAAGGGCCACTGCAACGGGCTACTCTTGCTCAACGACTACGTGGTTAACCCCGCCACGCAGCGCTGGGACCGTCTTCCCGAGCGCCCGCCAAACAATGCCAAGGGGATGGTTCGGCATTCCTGCTGCAACGAGTACCTCGCCTTTGATCACACCGTGTCGTCCCACTACCAG TTTGACATACAGTGCGCCACTGGGCATGTGATTTGTATGTCCTGCCATCGCAAGCTCCGGAACAAGGACAGGTGCTACGTGTGCTCCATTACTGGCGGCTATCAACGCTGCATCGTGCTCGAGAAAATCCTGGAGTCTGTCCAGATCCCTTGCTCCAATACCATGTACGGTTGCACCGTCAAGACACATTACCTCGAGGGAGCAGATCATGACAAGTCGTGCCCATGTGCACCGTGCTTCTGCCCTGATCCTAGTTGTCACTTTACTGGCTCAACCGCAGAGCTCCTTGACCATCTCACCCATACGGACAACTGGCCGGCAACTGAGTTCGAGTACGGACAGCGTTTTGACCTGCAGATCCAGGAAGGAATGCACGTTCTCTACACAAGGGAGGATGGCACCCTGTTGCTGGTAAAATTCACGCCGGTGCCGCCTTTCGGCAATGCTGTCTCCATCATGTGTGTTGATCCTCATGCCGTGGCGGGGGACCGCAAGTTCAGGTGCCTGGTTGGTTCCAACTGCAGCACCGATAGTTGGCGTTCAGATTTCCGTACCATAAGCACCAATCTGTCCAACGACTTACCGACGGAGGATGGCAGCTACTCATTGGTTGTGCCGACTCTTTCTTGTTACAGCAGCATCAATGTCACTATCTCAAAGGTTACGGTGCTGTAG